The DNA window CATCAATTTTTTGAAGAGCGTTATGGATTTAAAAAGGCACTATTAACAACTTCATGTACCGATGCACTGGAAATGTGTGCTATACTTGCGGATATCCAACCTGGGCATGAGGTTATTGTACCTTCTTACACATTTGTTTCGACTGCGCTTGCTTTTGTCAGGCAGGGAGCAAATATTGTTTTTGCCGATAGCCGTTCAGACCATCCGGGGATTGATGAAGATAAAATTGAAGGTTTAATCACTCCAAAAACTAAGGCAATTGTTCCGGTTCATTACGCCGGTGTTGCCTGTGACATGGACAAGATTATGGAAATAGCCGGAAAGTATAACTTGTTGGTTATAGAAGATGCTGCACAAGCTATTGAGTCATTTTACACCGGTGCTGATGGCATCAAAAGACCGCTGGGAAGCATTGGTCACATGGCAGCATTTTCGTTTCACGAAACCAAGAACATCAATTCGGGTGAGGGCGGTTTACTGGCTATTAATGATGATAGATTTATCAAACGCTCTGAAATTATCTGGGAAAAAGGAACCAACCGCGCTGAGTTTTTCAGAGGTGAAATCAATAAGTATGGTTGGGTTGATATTGGCTCCTCTTTCTTACCTTCAGAAATTATTGCCGCATACCTTTGGGCTCAACTGGAGCATATAGATGAAATTCAAAGAAAACGGATTGAATTGTGGGAGGGGTATTTTAACTCACTGAAAGACTGGACGGTTTCATTGGGTATTAAAGCTCCAGTAATTACGGAATATGCAACGAATAATGCGCACATGTTTTATTTAATTTGTCGTGATGCCTTTCAAAGAGATCTCATCCTGAATTTTCTTAAAAGTAAAGGTATTTTGGCCGTATTCCATTATTTGAGTCTGCACAAATCAAAATTTTATGTTGAGAGGTACGCTGGTGATGAATTATGCAATGCTGATTCCTATTCGGAAAGATTAATCAGACTGCCTTTATACCATGGCCTGACCTTGGAAGAGCACAATTTTATTTTATCTGAGTTAAAACATTTTTCTAAAACAAACATTTACTGAAATGTTGCAATTAAGTAAGCTTACAAAAATATTTATCATCACACTGCTGCTTTCACCAGTAATGTATTATCTGTTTTTCCTGTGGACCGGTTTGACTTTTAGCGTTGTTTTAAGGATACTGGTGATATTTCTTGGAATTTTGTATTTATTCAAATTTGAATCACGTATCAAAGTGCCCGGCTACGCGGTTTTTTTATTGTTTTTCGTTTTGTACGGCCTGATACATCCAATGATCACAGGGCTGGATAGGGAGGGTAGTATTATCAGGTTTTTTTACGGCAATAATCATCTAGCCATGTTTTTTATGCTGATTATTATCAATAATACCAATTTCTCTGCAAAATTTATCAGGAATGCAGGTATGTTTTTAACCGTTACTGTTATTGTTGCCTCCATTGTCAGTATATTGCAGGTATTTGATCATGGTATATTAAATCCAAATCAGTTTACTGTTTTACAGCAGGATGGTGGTGGTATTTTTGAATTGTACAAGATCAGGCGCGTATCCATTTTTGGATTTGTCGGTTCAAACGCCCTTGGGCTTTCATTTATACCCCTTTTATCTGTCCTGGTAGGTATTGTTCTTTTTCAAAGGAAGAAAACAATCTGGCCTATAGTTATTTTGGGTGGAATTGTTGCATTTCTTACTAATACTCGTTATGTTATGGTTGGATACCTGATAGTGCTGTTTCAGACACTATTTTATTCTCAGGTCCGGGTATTGGGAGTAGTCAAATATGTTGTCATCACTCTGTTTTCCGTCTTAGTCATTTACTTTGCAGTATTAAATTTTGGATACAATATAAACGAATGGATAGACAATAGACTATTCCCTGAAGGTAGCCTAACTGAAACAACACGATACAAGGCCATTGGAACTTTTCATTCGTTTTTTCCTGAAGCACCATATTTCGGAACCGGAGAAATGACCACCTCAATACTGATTGAATCTCGTTCAGCCGGTAGTTCCCATATTCATGTTGGGTATTTGTCACACCTGGTTATATATGGTATTGTCGGTTGTTTTTTCCTTTTTGGTGCATGGCTTTTAATGGCAAGGCAATTATTCAAAAATGCGCGTATCACCGGTTATTGGGGTTCATTTTTTGCGATGCTTACATTTTTATGGTCATTCTTAACAATGAGTGAGTCGTCACTTTTTTTCGCTGGAATTGTCATTGCTTTTGTCTATGACAAATTTTTTATGGATGCCATCAATAAACAACAGATTGCCCAGCTTTAACTGGCAATGATAATTTTAAATTTCAGGTTGATGAACTTTGAAGTTTTTGCGAAATGATAGAAAGTTGTCAAATAGTTGTTTTTATCACTAATTTCGATTTTAGCAGGCAAATAAGCCCCGGCTTTAGTAGGTTAATTAATTATTCAAAAGCAATTGGATCTGATCATCTCATGGTTATATGGTTATCAACAAAGTTTGATTATCGGGGCAAAATCTCCATTGTCATTAAAGAAGAACATATGGAACTGATATCTGATAAGGTATTCAATTACAAGTCAACGTTCGAAGATTTTCATTTTATAATAAACTACCTCTCATTAAATAATTCATTTAAGTATTTATTTAGAAAGTATAAAATTGAAAATGTTTCAAGCGTATTGCTATACCCATCAACATTATCGCTGGTAATTGTTTCTTTGCTATTTTTCAAGTTAAAGTATTCAATCCGTTTACTTATAGAAAAAAACGAATTAAAATCGGCGATCTCTCTTAACCGAGGTGTTACTCGAAAAACATTTTTAAAACCGATAAATAATGTTTTGATAAAACCATTATTATATTTAACAGGTTTAATTACCGATGCTCTTGCCGTTTTTTTTGATGGAATTATTGTTATTTCAACAAGATTCGAATTGTTGTATAAACGTTTTAACAAGAATATTATCAGGATACCTATTTTGGCCTCTGATGATTTAATCAGTAACGAATCTCAAGATTCATCTCAACATAATGCTAATGATTTGTTCAAAATTGGATACTTTGGATGGATAAGCGAAAAAAAAGATGGAGTTATCTCATTAATAAACTCAATCATAAATTTAAATGGCATCAAGTATAATAATTTCTGTTTAGATTTATATGGGCCTTCAACGATTGAAACAA is part of the Bacteroidales bacterium genome and encodes:
- the rffA gene encoding dTDP-4-amino-4,6-dideoxygalactose transaminase — encoded protein: MIPFNKPYLTGKEMHYMYQAVYSGKISGNGMFTQKCHQFFEERYGFKKALLTTSCTDALEMCAILADIQPGHEVIVPSYTFVSTALAFVRQGANIVFADSRSDHPGIDEDKIEGLITPKTKAIVPVHYAGVACDMDKIMEIAGKYNLLVIEDAAQAIESFYTGADGIKRPLGSIGHMAAFSFHETKNINSGEGGLLAINDDRFIKRSEIIWEKGTNRAEFFRGEINKYGWVDIGSSFLPSEIIAAYLWAQLEHIDEIQRKRIELWEGYFNSLKDWTVSLGIKAPVITEYATNNAHMFYLICRDAFQRDLILNFLKSKGILAVFHYLSLHKSKFYVERYAGDELCNADSYSERLIRLPLYHGLTLEEHNFILSELKHFSKTNIY
- a CDS encoding glycosyltransferase, whose protein sequence is MIESCQIVVFITNFDFSRQISPGFSRLINYSKAIGSDHLMVIWLSTKFDYRGKISIVIKEEHMELISDKVFNYKSTFEDFHFIINYLSLNNSFKYLFRKYKIENVSSVLLYPSTLSLVIVSLLFFKLKYSIRLLIEKNELKSAISLNRGVTRKTFLKPINNVLIKPLLYLTGLITDALAVFFDGIIVISTRFELLYKRFNKNIIRIPILASDDLISNESQDSSQHNANDLFKIGYFGWISEKKDGVISLINSIINLNGIKYNNFCLDLYGPSTIETISLIERLCRSHPFIRYHGSIPGYEIAPILKRFDLLAFPRPLNLQTKFGFSTKLAEFMLSGVPVLTSSVSDTKLFIHDGISGFLVESSNVVDVNMLSEKLVEIRSLDKNKLSRIGKNAREIALLHFNPYQHADALIRFFKSK